TTCGAGCCGGGCGGTCGCGCGCCGCGGATGGGCGAGCGCTTCGTCCAGGCCGACCTCGCGCGCACGCTCGCCGACCTCGCCGCGGCGGGGCCCGACCTCTTCTACACGGGGCGCGTGGCCCGGGCGATCGCCGAGCGCATGGCGGCCGAGGGCTTCCTGACGCGCGAGGACCTCGCCGCGCACACGGGCGAGTGGGGCGCGCCGATCTCGACGACGTACCGCGGCGTCACCGTCTGGCAGACGCCGCCGCCGACCCAGGGGCTCGCGGCGCTGCTCGCGCTGAACCTCCTCGAGGGCTTCCCCGTCGCCGAGCACCCGATCCACTCGGCAGAGCACCTGCACCTCCTCCTCGAGATGGTGAAGCTCGCCTACGCGGACCGCGACCGCTGGATCGGCGACCCGGCCCACGCGCGGGTGCCCGTCGCCGAGCTGCTCTCGAAGGACTACGCGGCGCGCCGGCGACGCGAGTTCGACCCGCGCAAGGCGCAGAGCTACCGCGCGGGCGACCCCGAGGGCGACACGACGGGCTTCGTCGTAGCCGACGGGCGCGGCAACGTGGCGAGCGTGATCCAGAGCCTCTTCAACGGCTTCGGCTCGGGCGTCGTGGCGCCGGGCACGGGCGTCGTCCTCCAGAATCGCGGCCGGCACTTCAGCCTCGAGCCCGGCCATCCCGCCGTCTTCGCGTCGCGCAAGCGCCCCTTCCACACGCTGATCGCGTCCATCCTGACGCGCGACGAGCGGCCCCTGCTCGGGTTCGCGACGATGGGAGGCAACGGCCAGGCGATGTTCCACGCCCAGGTGCTCACCAACGTCCTCGACTACGGCCTGGACATCCAGGAGGCGATCGAGCGGCCGCGCTTTATCATCGGCGCCTACCTGCCCGGCGAGCCCACCGAGGCGACGCACGTCGAGGCGCGCGTGCCGGCGCCGGTGCTCGCCGCGCTCGAGGCCCGCGGTCACCCGGTGAAGGCGGCGCCGGCGTTCTTCGGCAAGGTCGGCCACGCGCAGGGTGTCGCGCTGCGCGAGGGCACACTGCTCGGCGGCGCCGATCCGCGCGGCGACGGCGCCGCGCTCGGATTCTAGCCGTGCCGTCGCGCGGCGGCGTCCTCCTGGTACTCCTGCTGGCGCTCGCCGGCCCCGCGGCGGCCTCGGACTGGGGCTTGATCGTGCCGGGCGAGAGCACGGAGGAGACGGTCCGCGCCCGGTACGGCCAGCCCACGCGCGCCGAGAGCCAGAAGGTGGGCGGATACGACGCCGCGCGCTGGGTCTACGAGGGCGCCCAGGCGCCGGCGGGGATCGCCCGGATGACGGTGGACTTCGGCCTCCTCATCGCTGCGGGCTACAGGAAGGACGTCGTCCGCTCGCTCCAGCTCGACCCGAAGCCCGGCGCCTTCAACCGGAGGCTCGTCGTCGACGGGTGGGGCCGGCCGACGAAGATCGGGGTCGAAGGCCGGTTCGAGATCTTCCTCTACGAGGACGGGCTGCTCGTTTACTTCGACAAGGACAGCGGCGATGCCACGACGATGATGTTCAGCCCGCCCCAGCCCGCGAGCCGCGCGCCGCCTCAGCGGTGAAGGACGAAGATCTGTGCCGGATCCTCCGCGTGTAGCTCCACGTAGCCCCGCGGGCCCCGCCACTCGAACCACCGGTCGCTCAGGAGCTCGTGCATCCGGTACGGCTGCTCGGGGCCGAGGCTGAGCTCCCCGAGGGGCACGTCCACCATCGAGGCGTGCGTCGCGCCGGGGTCGAGGTTCGCGGCGACGAAGACGAGGTTGTCGCGTGCGGGCGTCGCCTTGCCGTAGAAGACGACGTTCGGGTCGTCGGCGCCGTAGAAGCGGAGGTTCGTGTAGAGCTGGAGCGCGGGGTTCTGCCGGCGGATCCGATTGACCCGCGTGACGAGGTCCACGAGGTTCCCCGGGGCGCTCCAGTCGCGGCGCTTCCGCTCGTACTTCTCCGACCCGAGGTATTCCTCCGAGCCCGGCTCGCGCGGCACGTTCTCGCAGAGCTCATAGCCCGAGTAGATGCCGTAGAGCGACGAGAGCGTCGCCGCGAGGACGAGGCGCAGCATGAACGCGGGCCGCCCGCCCCGCTGGAGCGTCGCGTGCAGGATGTCGGGCGTGTTCGGCCAGAGGTGGCCGCGGAAGTAGTCGGCGACCGGCGGCGTCGTGATCTCGGCGAGATAGTCCACGAGCTCCTGCTTCGCGTTGCGCCAGGTGAAGTAGGTGTACGACTGGGTGAAGCCCGCCTTCGCGAGGGCCTTCATCACCTTCGGCCGCGTGAACGCCTCGGCGAGGAAGACGACGTCGGGGTGGGCGCCCTGGACCTCGCGGATCAGCCACTCCCAGAACTTCACGGGCTTCGTGTGCGGGTTGTCCACGCGGAACGTGCGCACGCGGTGCGCGATCCAGAACTCGAGGATGTGGCGCATCTCGTCCCAGAGCGGGCGCGGGTCGGCGCAGTGGAAGTTGAGCGGGTAGATGTCCTCGTACTTCTTCGGCGGGTTCTCCGCGTGCTTGATCGTGCCGTCGGGGCGGTGGAAGAACCACTCCGGATGCGTGCGCACCCACGGATGGTCGGGCGAGCACTGGATGGCGAAGTCGAGCGCGACCTCGAGGCCGAGGCCCCGCGCGCGCGCCACGAAGCGCTCGAAGTCGTCGAGCGTCCCGAGCTCGGGGTGCACCGCGGTGTGACCGCCCGCCTCGCTCCCGATCGCCCAGGGGCTGCCGGGGTCCTCGGGCCCGGCGACGAGCGCGTTGTTCCGGCCCTTGCGGTGCGTACGCCCGATCGGGTGGATCGACGGCAGGTAGACGACGTCGAACCCCATCGCCGCCACGCGCTCGAGCTCCGCCTCCGCGTCCTTGAAGGTCCCGCTCGAGCGCGGGAAGAACTCGTACCACGCGGCGAATCGCGCGCGCTCGCGGTCGGCGACCACCTCGTACTCGCGGTCGGCCCACGTCGCGTCCGCGCGGTCGAGGTGCCGGTCCATCAGCGCCGCGAGCTCGGGATCGCTCGCGAGCGCGACCGCCGCCGCCTGGTCGGGGGCGCGCGCGATGCGCTCGGCGTGCTCGCGCAAGCGGTGGGCGTCGCCGCGCGCGGCGCGCGCGACGGCGGCGCGGATCAGCGCCTGGCCCTCCGCGAGCTCACTCGCGACGTCCTGGCCGGCGTCGCGGCGCTTGCCGAGGTCCGCGAGCCACGAGCGGAACGGGTCGGCCAGCGCCTCGATCGTGAAGAGCCAGCGCGCGTTGGCGTCGAGCGTGAAGGCGCCCGCCCAGCGGTCGTTGTCCACGTGCCGCATCGGCGTCTCGCGCCACGCGCGCTCGCCGGCACGCCGGTACTTGAGAGAGGCGACGAGGACGTCGTGGCCTTCCCGGAAGATGTCGGCCATGACCTCGAGCGTCGCGCCGACTTCCCGCTTCACGGGGTACCGGCCGCCGTCCACCGCGGGCGCGACGTTCTCGATGACGACGGTGCGCTGCGGGTGCTCGATCGGCCGCGGGCTCACGGGGCGAGGTTGAAGCCGAGCGCCGCGGCGAGCGGCCCGAGGGCGCCGCGGGTCTCGGGGTGCGCGCGCCAGAGCTCGAAGAACTGGTTTTGCGTCGCCCAGTAGCCGTAGCGGAGGCCGAGGCGGTGGGCGCCCGCGATCAGCGCCGTCGCCCCGGCCACGCGCGCGGGCGACGGGTCCGCGGCCACCGCGTCGAGCGCCCGGCGCACCGCGCGGTTCGCCACGAAGCGCGCCGGCCCGAGGTCGAGGGCGAGGCCGAGCGTCTCCGCCTCCTCCACGAGCTCGTGGACCCGCTCGGGAATCGCCGGGCGCTCGTTCAGCTGCAGGAGCTCGGCGCGCGCCTGCTGCTCGAGGACGTGGCGCGCCACCAGCGCGAGCGCGTCGGGGATCGGCACGTCCACCTGGCGGAGGTAGTGGACGAGCTTCCGCGTCTCGTCCCAGCGGCGGCGGTAGGTCTCCTCCTGCTTCTCGAGCACGGCGAGGATGACCGAGGCGAGGACGCGGCGCCGCTCCTCGAGGAAGAGGTCGGCCAGCGAGAAGGGCTCGCCGGGAAAATGCTCGTCCATGCCGCGCACCACGTCGGCGACGGAGAGGCGGGCGAAGCGGCGGAGGAGGTCGGCCTTCATCGCGTCGTAGGCGGCCTGGCCCTCCCACGGGCGGATCCCGCAGGCGAAGTCGTGGCCGCCGTAGTGGACGAGCGCGTAGACCGCCTCGCGGGTCTCGCCCGTCACGTCCGAGCCCACGCGGACCCGCGCGACGCGGAGCGCGGCGCCGTCCGCCGTCTCGCGCGCCTCGTCGAGGCGCTCGACCCGCCAGGCGTACACGCGCGCGTCGGCCGGCGGGTCCTCGAACACGCCGCTGATCGCGTAGTGCGCGATGACGCGGCGGAGATCCACCGCGGTCGGCCGGATGAGCTGGCGCCAGACCTCCGCCCCGTCGCCGTACTCGGGAAGGTTGCTCGGCGCGGCGGCGAGCCGCCCGACGAGCGCGTCCTCGAGCCGGCCGCCGCCGAGGTCGGCCAGGTACCCCAGGGCCATCGCCGCGTAGCGCAGGATCTGCACGGGCTCGAGGGCGGAGATCTCGTCGAAGAACCAGCCGCACGAGGTGTACATGAGGAGCCGGTGGCGCTGCATCTCCAGCAGCTTGCACGCCTCGACGCGGGCGGCGGCGTCGAGCGCCGCGCGCTGGTGCGCGGCGAAGAACCCGGCGAGCCGCTCCGGGCTCCGCTCGAGCAGGACCTCGATGTAGGCGTCGCGCGCCGCCCACGGGTCCTTCAGGTGCGCCGACGCGCGCGCCTCGTAGAAGGCGTCGACGTGCTCGCCCAGCCAGTCCAGGGCCTCCCGCAGCGGGGCGCGCCAGCGCTGGTGGCGGTCGCTCCGCGTGCGGCAGCCGCAGTCGGCGCGCCAGCGCTCGACGCCGTGGACGCAGCTCCAGGACGTGCGCGCGTGGATCTCGACCTCGTGCGCGGGCGGGTGGGCTGCGAGGAAGGCGCCGTAGTTGGTGAGGATGCCCGGGGCCTCGGCGTCGAGCTGCCGGAGCGCGGCGGCGAGCGCCATCTCGCCGAAGCGGCTGTGGTGGCCGTACGACTCGCCGTCGGTCGCGCAGTGCACGAGCTGCGGCTTACCGCGATCGTCGGCGAACGCGGCGCGCAGCCACGCGACGAGGTTCTCGCTCCGGTCGAGCAGGTGCTCGAAGGCGATCGCGCGCGCGATCGGCGCGTGGTAGAAGAACAGCGCGAGCGACAGGCCGCGCG
This genomic interval from Candidatus Methylomirabilota bacterium contains the following:
- the ggt gene encoding gamma-glutamyltransferase, with translation MPQIGYSHRPVALGHRGMVAAAHPLATLTGVEVLKAGGTAADAAVAVNGVLAVTQPNMCGVGGDLFCLYYEAETRRVHFLNGAGRSGSRAGLDALGRRGMDRLPVIGPATVSVPGCVRAWGMLLERFGTRRLGDLLAPAVHYAGDGFPLSSLVSQAIAEFGPITPDPEWHRVFEPGGRAPRMGERFVQADLARTLADLAAAGPDLFYTGRVARAIAERMAAEGFLTREDLAAHTGEWGAPISTTYRGVTVWQTPPPTQGLAALLALNLLEGFPVAEHPIHSAEHLHLLLEMVKLAYADRDRWIGDPAHARVPVAELLSKDYAARRRREFDPRKAQSYRAGDPEGDTTGFVVADGRGNVASVIQSLFNGFGSGVVAPGTGVVLQNRGRHFSLEPGHPAVFASRKRPFHTLIASILTRDERPLLGFATMGGNGQAMFHAQVLTNVLDYGLDIQEAIERPRFIIGAYLPGEPTEATHVEARVPAPVLAALEARGHPVKAAPAFFGKVGHAQGVALREGTLLGGADPRGDGAALGF
- a CDS encoding alpha-1,4-glucan--maltose-1-phosphate maltosyltransferase yields the protein MSPRPIEHPQRTVVIENVAPAVDGGRYPVKREVGATLEVMADIFREGHDVLVASLKYRRAGERAWRETPMRHVDNDRWAGAFTLDANARWLFTIEALADPFRSWLADLGKRRDAGQDVASELAEGQALIRAAVARAARGDAHRLREHAERIARAPDQAAAVALASDPELAALMDRHLDRADATWADREYEVVADRERARFAAWYEFFPRSSGTFKDAEAELERVAAMGFDVVYLPSIHPIGRTHRKGRNNALVAGPEDPGSPWAIGSEAGGHTAVHPELGTLDDFERFVARARGLGLEVALDFAIQCSPDHPWVRTHPEWFFHRPDGTIKHAENPPKKYEDIYPLNFHCADPRPLWDEMRHILEFWIAHRVRTFRVDNPHTKPVKFWEWLIREVQGAHPDVVFLAEAFTRPKVMKALAKAGFTQSYTYFTWRNAKQELVDYLAEITTPPVADYFRGHLWPNTPDILHATLQRGGRPAFMLRLVLAATLSSLYGIYSGYELCENVPREPGSEEYLGSEKYERKRRDWSAPGNLVDLVTRVNRIRRQNPALQLYTNLRFYGADDPNVVFYGKATPARDNLVFVAANLDPGATHASMVDVPLGELSLGPEQPYRMHELLSDRWFEWRGPRGYVELHAEDPAQIFVLHR
- a CDS encoding DUF3536 domain-containing protein; translated protein: MTRAIVIHGHFYQPPRENPWLEAVETQDSAAPHHDWNERVTAECYAPNTAARRVDDANRILDIVNNFEKISFNVGPTLFAWLARHRPDVCAKIVEADRTSVRAHGGHGNAIAQVYNHMILPLAQRRDKVTQVRWGVHDFRARFGREPEGLWLPETAVDEETLEVVAEAGLAFTILAPHQARRVRALAGGDWEEVGERVDPSRPYLWRGPRGLSLALFFYHAPIARAIAFEHLLDRSENLVAWLRAAFADDRGKPQLVHCATDGESYGHHSRFGEMALAAALRQLDAEAPGILTNYGAFLAAHPPAHEVEIHARTSWSCVHGVERWRADCGCRTRSDRHQRWRAPLREALDWLGEHVDAFYEARASAHLKDPWAARDAYIEVLLERSPERLAGFFAAHQRAALDAAARVEACKLLEMQRHRLLMYTSCGWFFDEISALEPVQILRYAAMALGYLADLGGGRLEDALVGRLAAAPSNLPEYGDGAEVWRQLIRPTAVDLRRVIAHYAISGVFEDPPADARVYAWRVERLDEARETADGAALRVARVRVGSDVTGETREAVYALVHYGGHDFACGIRPWEGQAAYDAMKADLLRRFARLSVADVVRGMDEHFPGEPFSLADLFLEERRRVLASVILAVLEKQEETYRRRWDETRKLVHYLRQVDVPIPDALALVARHVLEQQARAELLQLNERPAIPERVHELVEEAETLGLALDLGPARFVANRAVRRALDAVAADPSPARVAGATALIAGAHRLGLRYGYWATQNQFFELWRAHPETRGALGPLAAALGFNLAP